One stretch of Micromonospora cremea DNA includes these proteins:
- a CDS encoding serine hydrolase domain-containing protein: protein MPVARRTLLGAGLAAATSALTGCRDTGAAAPGWTAADDAVTATDVAGNRAGFGPATKPGYGTVNPGGGTSPWQARYAADVSALLRRHLPATPQTFQHSGFPGAVAVVLVNGKTTVHTALGEALRYAAGPKLLAADKRVPMRGDSIFDLASVTKVYTAILLLQQVDKGRVDLAAPVRDYLPAFTGTGKDQVTVEMLLTHTSGLPVGAKVTGLADNAARWNAVLATPLVSGAVPGTTFRYSSVGLMVAGKIVEKVTGQGLEQALTTNLTGPLGLRSTGFNPNTWLSSDARTTRLVATDARSSRGLLRGTVHDDVANHLGGIAGHAGIFASATDLAAIGQLLLNGGTYQGKRILAAATVRRMLTNHNAGKPAIDPERPNRTSAHGLGVVLNQPWFMGRLASPETFGHTGFAGPSLLVDPNRRLVLALLTNRAHPNWSWADPDPVRAAVGDVLAKALP from the coding sequence ATGCCCGTTGCCCGTCGCACGCTGCTCGGCGCCGGCCTGGCCGCCGCGACCTCCGCCCTCACCGGCTGCCGTGACACCGGCGCAGCGGCCCCGGGTTGGACCGCCGCCGACGATGCGGTGACCGCGACCGACGTCGCCGGCAACAGGGCGGGGTTCGGCCCGGCCACGAAACCCGGGTACGGCACGGTGAACCCCGGCGGCGGCACCTCGCCGTGGCAGGCCCGCTATGCCGCGGACGTGAGCGCGCTGCTGCGGCGACACCTGCCCGCCACGCCGCAGACCTTCCAGCACAGCGGCTTCCCCGGTGCCGTCGCCGTCGTCCTGGTCAACGGCAAGACGACGGTGCACACCGCTCTCGGGGAGGCGCTCCGCTACGCGGCGGGCCCGAAACTCCTCGCAGCGGACAAACGCGTTCCGATGCGCGGCGACTCCATCTTCGACCTCGCCTCGGTCACCAAGGTCTACACCGCCATCCTGCTCCTGCAGCAGGTCGACAAGGGGCGCGTCGACCTCGCCGCCCCCGTCCGCGACTACCTGCCCGCCTTCACCGGCACCGGCAAGGACCAGGTCACCGTCGAGATGCTGCTCACCCACACCAGCGGCCTCCCCGTCGGCGCCAAGGTCACCGGTCTGGCGGACAACGCGGCCCGGTGGAACGCCGTGCTCGCCACCCCCCTGGTCTCCGGCGCCGTGCCCGGCACGACGTTCCGCTACTCCAGCGTCGGGCTCATGGTCGCCGGCAAGATCGTGGAAAAGGTCACCGGTCAGGGCCTCGAGCAGGCTCTCACGACCAACCTCACCGGCCCCCTCGGCCTGCGCAGCACCGGCTTCAACCCCAACACCTGGCTGTCCAGCGACGCCAGGACCACCCGCCTGGTCGCCACCGACGCCCGCTCGTCCCGCGGCCTGCTTCGCGGCACTGTCCACGACGACGTCGCCAACCACCTCGGCGGCATCGCCGGTCACGCCGGCATCTTCGCCAGCGCCACCGACCTGGCCGCCATCGGCCAACTCCTCCTCAACGGCGGCACATACCAGGGCAAGCGCATCCTCGCCGCCGCGACCGTTCGCCGGATGCTCACCAACCACAACGCCGGGAAACCCGCCATCGACCCCGAGCGCCCCAACCGCACCTCCGCCCACGGCCTCGGTGTCGTCCTCAACCAACCCTGGTTCATGGGCAGGCTCGCCTCCCCCGAAACCTTCGGCCACACCGGCTTCGCCGGGCCCTCACTCCTGGTCGACCCGAACCGCAGACTCGTCCTGGCCCTGCTCACCAACCGGGCCCACCCCAACTGGAGCTGGGCGGACCCCGACCCCGTACGCGCCGCCGTCGGCGACGTCCTCGCCAAGGCCCTGCCCTGA
- a CDS encoding ABC transporter permease — protein sequence MSSTMLVVGPKLAVALMVLTLVAAVVVTVGKLGHGREVMVAAVRAAIQLGAVSLLIAAIVSSLWATAAFVVLMCVVAAGTSGRRITGGGQGWWAGAPIVAGSMLVVLGLLLANLVPPRGIAIIPVAGILIGGAMTATSLAGRRALDELTSRRGEVEAGLALGLLPRDAVLLVCRPAAGQALVPALDQTRTVGLVTLPGAFVGVLLGGASPLAAGVTQLVVLVGLLAVEAVAVVLTVDLVARGLLQRAGSGPQRADRAWTRVAPWLSRQPASRAEP from the coding sequence ATGTCCTCGACGATGTTGGTGGTCGGCCCGAAGCTCGCCGTGGCGCTGATGGTCCTGACCCTCGTGGCGGCGGTCGTCGTGACCGTGGGGAAGCTGGGTCACGGTCGAGAGGTCATGGTCGCCGCCGTCCGTGCCGCGATCCAGCTGGGCGCCGTGTCGCTGCTGATCGCGGCCATCGTGTCGTCGCTCTGGGCCACGGCCGCGTTCGTCGTCCTGATGTGCGTGGTGGCGGCGGGCACCTCCGGCCGGCGCATCACCGGTGGCGGGCAGGGGTGGTGGGCCGGCGCGCCGATCGTCGCGGGCAGCATGCTGGTGGTGCTGGGATTGCTGCTGGCGAATCTGGTGCCGCCGCGTGGCATCGCGATCATTCCAGTGGCGGGGATCCTGATCGGCGGGGCGATGACCGCCACCTCGTTGGCCGGTCGCCGCGCGCTGGACGAGCTGACCAGCCGGCGCGGTGAGGTGGAGGCCGGCCTGGCCCTGGGCCTGCTGCCACGGGACGCCGTGCTGCTGGTGTGCCGTCCGGCGGCCGGACAGGCACTGGTCCCGGCACTGGACCAGACCCGGACGGTGGGCCTGGTGACCTTGCCGGGTGCGTTCGTCGGGGTGCTGCTCGGTGGGGCGAGCCCCCTCGCCGCCGGTGTGACGCAGCTGGTCGTGCTCGTCGGGCTCCTCGCCGTCGAGGCCGTCGCCGTCGTGCTCACCGTCGACCTGGTCGCCCGTGGCCTGCTCCAGCGCGCCGGATCGGGGCCGCAGCGAGCGGATCGCGCCTGGACCCGCGTCGCGCCGTGGTTGTCCCGACAACCGGCCAGCCGGGCGGAGCCCTGA
- a CDS encoding effector-associated constant component EACC1: MPTSQDTITLSVYPDLPSADARRSLASWLRSEERLRGQVTTAPAGPTPAEQGSAGVPDVLVVTVDSGGAVMVLVQAIAGWLAHRREDVTVRLARPDGWSAELDVRQARDMDQVTALIEAAVRAVQPETSEP; this comes from the coding sequence GTGCCGACGTCTCAGGACACGATCACGCTCTCGGTCTATCCCGATCTTCCGTCTGCCGATGCCCGACGTTCTCTGGCGTCCTGGCTGCGATCCGAGGAGCGCCTTCGCGGACAGGTGACCACCGCGCCCGCCGGTCCGACGCCGGCCGAGCAGGGGTCGGCGGGGGTCCCGGACGTGCTGGTGGTGACTGTCGACAGCGGAGGCGCCGTCATGGTGCTGGTCCAGGCGATCGCCGGCTGGCTGGCCCACCGCCGCGAGGACGTGACGGTGCGGCTCGCCCGTCCCGACGGTTGGTCGGCCGAGCTGGACGTGCGCCAGGCCCGGGACATGGACCAGGTCACCGCGCTGATCGAGGCGGCGGTGCGCGCGGTGCAACCCGAGACGAGCGAGCCGTGA
- a CDS encoding replication-relaxation family protein — protein sequence MRKPLPAPDPLLRLQASITARDDRLLGWLYDHGVFTTDQIGAALFPSLDFAQRRLRRLTVLRATDRFRPNRAYGGSYPYHYVLDQLGYDHVHAQRGLGRPRRDQARRRKQSLTARPDLPHLLGGNQVFIDLAAHARTHPDTALDRWQPASAFHKPGVFYRRGGNPQMMVHGPTELPRPDGAGVWTEHGRSVPFFLEYDTGRERLDVLTEKIAKYERLVCLSNWAWPVLFHLPSARREANLHHRLAGLDLDTVIATATTELRLAFGASPAEQIWQLTGGSADRHRLIDLPYSDTHHDDEFPAHTAPRVNERTA from the coding sequence ATGCGTAAACCGCTACCGGCTCCGGACCCGCTGCTGCGTCTACAGGCCAGCATCACCGCCCGCGACGACCGGCTCCTCGGCTGGCTCTACGACCACGGTGTGTTCACCACCGACCAGATCGGCGCCGCCCTGTTCCCGTCCCTGGACTTCGCCCAACGCCGGCTACGTCGCCTCACCGTCCTGAGGGCGACAGACCGGTTCCGACCCAACCGGGCCTACGGCGGCTCCTACCCGTACCACTACGTCCTGGACCAGCTCGGCTACGACCACGTCCACGCCCAACGCGGACTCGGACGACCACGCCGGGACCAGGCCCGCCGCCGAAAGCAGTCCCTGACCGCCCGGCCGGACCTGCCGCACCTGCTCGGCGGCAACCAGGTCTTCATCGACCTCGCCGCCCACGCCCGCACCCACCCCGACACGGCCCTGGACCGGTGGCAGCCGGCCTCGGCCTTCCACAAGCCCGGGGTGTTCTACCGCCGAGGCGGCAACCCGCAGATGATGGTCCACGGACCGACTGAACTGCCCCGCCCCGACGGCGCCGGGGTGTGGACCGAGCACGGACGGTCCGTGCCGTTCTTCCTCGAGTACGACACCGGCCGCGAACGCCTCGACGTCCTCACCGAGAAGATTGCCAAGTACGAACGGCTGGTCTGCCTCAGCAACTGGGCGTGGCCAGTGCTGTTCCATCTACCCTCCGCCCGCCGCGAAGCGAACCTGCACCACCGCCTCGCTGGCCTCGATTTGGACACGGTCATCGCCACTGCTACGACCGAACTGCGCCTCGCATTCGGCGCCAGCCCCGCCGAGCAGATCTGGCAACTGACCGGCGGCAGCGCCGACCGCCACCGCCTCATCGACCTGCCCTACAGCGACACCCACCACGACGATGAGTTTCCGGCCCACACCGCGCCCCGCGTCAATGAGCGGACAGCCTGA
- a CDS encoding DUF2637 domain-containing protein has protein sequence MLLIGCAAGAASFTHVHDVAAAHGQPGWLAWADAVVLELTSIAAGLELRRHRRLGTSVAFPSTVLTLAVLLSLAAQVVEAEASVIGWMAAALPALGFLAMVKIALGRMDPTPHRTARPDRTGPRPTLVADTFVSDTSETVRDPTAAVPAAADQGRTVPDRRDHEAAIGDDGPQVAALVPAARTAARALTAAGTPLSRKALAGQLRLDGHQLSNATACALVRVLRAETTPPAPTAPELPRMEAA, from the coding sequence ATGCTGTTGATCGGCTGCGCGGCGGGCGCGGCGTCGTTCACGCATGTGCATGACGTCGCGGCGGCGCATGGCCAGCCGGGCTGGTTGGCCTGGGCCGACGCGGTCGTGCTGGAGTTGACGTCGATCGCCGCCGGTTTGGAGTTGCGCCGCCACCGGCGCCTAGGCACCAGCGTCGCCTTCCCCAGCACGGTGCTGACGTTGGCGGTGTTGCTGTCCCTGGCCGCGCAGGTGGTGGAGGCCGAGGCGTCGGTGATCGGCTGGATGGCCGCCGCGCTACCGGCGCTCGGATTCCTGGCGATGGTAAAGATCGCCCTCGGCCGTATGGACCCGACCCCTCACCGGACCGCCCGGCCCGATCGGACCGGGCCACGACCGACGCTTGTCGCTGACACGTTCGTCTCGGACACCAGCGAGACGGTCCGGGACCCCACTGCCGCGGTCCCCGCCGCTGCGGACCAGGGCCGGACGGTCCCGGACCGCCGGGACCACGAGGCAGCAATCGGCGACGACGGCCCGCAGGTGGCGGCGCTGGTCCCGGCCGCCCGGACCGCCGCCCGCGCCCTTACTGCCGCAGGGACACCGCTATCCCGCAAAGCCCTCGCCGGACAGCTGCGCCTGGACGGGCATCAGCTGTCAAACGCCACCGCCTGCGCGCTCGTGCGCGTCCTGCGCGCCGAGACCACTCCACCGGCTCCGACTGCGCCGGAACTGCCGCGAATGGAGGCCGCGTGA
- a CDS encoding LacI family DNA-binding transcriptional regulator, with protein sequence MGSDNRRTVTIAVIARLAGVSVPTVSRVINGRSDVAPQTRERVEELLTLHGYRRRSSVRGTDAALIDLVFNDLDSPWAVEIIRGVEDVALSSGVGTVVSAIHWRILSAKQWLDNMRARFTDGVIFVTSMVNPPLQAELSRLHLPVVIVDPAGIDPQAAPTIGATNWAGSLSASQYLLGLGHRRIGFIAGPPHLMCSRARLDGYRAALAAAGIAVDDTLIRPGNFYHEAGYTAGTQLLCLPDPPTAIFAASDQMALGVYEAVRKRGLRVPDDISVVGFDDLPEVQWCSSPLTKVRQPLAKMGMLAARTVLRLACGETIESPRVELATDLIERDSAAAPRHP encoded by the coding sequence ATGGGATCCGACAACCGCCGAACCGTCACCATCGCGGTGATCGCGCGGCTGGCCGGCGTCTCCGTACCCACGGTCTCCCGGGTCATCAACGGCCGCTCCGACGTCGCACCCCAGACCCGGGAACGGGTCGAGGAACTTCTCACCCTGCACGGTTACCGCCGCCGTTCGTCCGTCAGGGGGACCGATGCCGCCCTGATCGACCTGGTCTTCAACGACCTGGACAGCCCATGGGCAGTGGAGATCATCCGTGGGGTGGAGGACGTCGCGCTGAGCAGCGGCGTCGGCACCGTCGTCTCGGCCATCCACTGGCGCATCCTCTCGGCGAAGCAGTGGCTCGACAACATGCGCGCCCGCTTTACCGACGGGGTCATCTTCGTGACCTCGATGGTGAATCCGCCGCTCCAGGCCGAGCTGAGCCGGCTCCACCTCCCGGTGGTGATCGTCGACCCCGCCGGCATCGACCCGCAGGCGGCACCCACCATCGGCGCCACCAACTGGGCGGGCAGCCTGAGCGCCAGCCAGTACCTGCTCGGACTCGGCCACCGCCGCATCGGCTTCATCGCCGGTCCACCGCACCTGATGTGCAGCAGGGCCCGTCTGGACGGCTACCGCGCGGCGCTCGCCGCCGCCGGTATCGCTGTCGACGACACCCTGATCCGCCCCGGCAACTTCTACCACGAGGCCGGCTACACCGCCGGTACGCAACTGCTGTGCCTGCCCGACCCGCCGACCGCCATCTTCGCCGCCAGCGACCAGATGGCGCTCGGCGTCTACGAGGCGGTCCGCAAACGCGGCCTACGGGTGCCCGACGACATCAGCGTGGTCGGCTTCGACGACCTGCCGGAGGTCCAGTGGTGCTCGTCGCCGCTGACCAAGGTCCGCCAACCCCTGGCCAAGATGGGCATGCTGGCCGCGCGTACCGTGCTGCGGCTCGCCTGCGGCGAGACGATCGAAAGCCCGCGCGTCGAACTCGCCACCGACCTCATCGAACGCGACAGCGCCGCAGCACCCCGGCACCCCTGA
- a CDS encoding M14 family zinc carboxypeptidase — translation MRPSWTAPTRRLASAAAITLLLGTIPLLSGTSAASAAQSSAPCSTDPTARLSTVPAPETVLGFPLGVGQERVVTNDEVRTYLGAVDGASDRVVTGVMATSVLGQPLPYAVVSNERNVRPAALREIADDVRDLRDPRRTSARTAARTANDSPAIVWVTANVHGGEKSGTDAALKTLYELAAGLSCAVEKRNDNLVTIIVPTQNPDGRDATRRQNEFGFDMNRDWFARTQQETDGKLELLRRYPPQVFIDAHEMTGRQYFFPPNADPIHHEIAGEAVDWINRIGEANKAGFGYNGACENDDDAECYFNYSTYDMFFMGYGDTVPTTGFGAAGMTYEKGSASAVADRVQQQFNTQWATLGWAAANKHEVLSDYFDIWTDALAQGRAGTLEPNEVVQPTNEVQFPVPDIKIRSYFLLPDRQLADVRQLVERLRRMDVEVYEVQKPTRVPTARVFGGRTATNVTVPKGAYWIPMDQPQKHWIQAIMGEDPYVPFPYFYDVSSWSNPLLMGVSTIYTGDNVRPKAQLVRTISGGRSGLAWPWGSYTYPLDSAAAAEFTFTLLGRDVPLVRNLETSTVALPASRLSRTVDELAESFGVTLTPGGRASGTRLALPDVGLFQGTGISTTSGSHGEARYVLGKRWGLDLTPVITADINDNTEAFTGRTVLLVPDGSSPTGGLTAAGQANLRDWIAQGHTYIGLRNEGTRVARAAGLTSTTEKTKPAGYQVIGSHLRVDVDHDSPVALGRPAEDFEFNNSDPILNPSTTGTNVLRYPAGDTFWANGYTVGDDALKGTAALVDEPTGAGRAVLFAFNPLFRAYNENGLHLVANALLYPARATTAPDARRTPGIDPARASAAAAPVAADLGGGWRPITIEVAAGDLPRTRAIVERFTSGAQASAKGGSAYVVIPNPQGLQVDEHPFASDLVRALRDARVPLRSVVG, via the coding sequence ATGCGTCCGTCCTGGACGGCTCCCACGAGGCGGCTGGCGAGTGCCGCCGCGATCACCCTCCTGCTCGGCACGATTCCCCTGCTCAGCGGCACATCCGCCGCGAGCGCCGCCCAATCCTCCGCCCCCTGCAGCACCGACCCGACGGCACGTCTGAGCACCGTGCCCGCCCCGGAGACCGTGCTCGGCTTCCCGCTCGGGGTGGGTCAGGAGCGGGTCGTCACCAACGACGAGGTCCGGACCTACCTGGGAGCGGTGGACGGCGCCTCCGACCGGGTCGTCACCGGAGTGATGGCCACCAGCGTGCTCGGTCAGCCGCTGCCGTACGCGGTGGTGTCCAACGAGCGCAACGTCCGGCCCGCCGCGCTGCGCGAGATCGCCGACGACGTGCGGGACCTGCGCGATCCCCGCCGCACCAGCGCGAGGACGGCCGCCCGGACCGCCAACGACAGCCCGGCCATCGTCTGGGTCACCGCGAACGTGCACGGCGGCGAGAAGAGCGGCACCGACGCGGCGCTCAAGACGCTGTACGAGCTGGCCGCCGGCCTGTCCTGCGCGGTCGAGAAGCGCAACGACAACCTGGTCACCATCATCGTCCCGACGCAGAACCCGGACGGCCGCGACGCGACCCGGCGGCAGAACGAGTTCGGCTTCGACATGAACCGGGACTGGTTCGCCCGCACCCAGCAGGAGACCGACGGCAAGCTCGAACTCCTGCGCCGCTACCCGCCGCAGGTCTTCATCGACGCCCACGAGATGACTGGCCGCCAGTACTTCTTCCCGCCCAACGCGGACCCGATCCACCACGAGATCGCCGGCGAGGCAGTCGACTGGATCAACCGGATCGGCGAGGCAAACAAGGCCGGATTCGGCTACAACGGCGCCTGCGAAAACGACGACGACGCCGAGTGCTACTTCAACTACTCGACCTACGACATGTTCTTCATGGGCTACGGCGACACCGTGCCGACCACCGGCTTCGGCGCGGCCGGCATGACGTACGAGAAGGGCAGCGCCTCGGCGGTGGCCGACCGGGTCCAGCAGCAGTTCAACACCCAGTGGGCGACGCTCGGTTGGGCCGCCGCGAATAAGCACGAGGTGCTGAGCGACTACTTCGACATCTGGACCGACGCGCTCGCCCAGGGCAGGGCGGGCACGCTGGAGCCGAACGAGGTGGTCCAGCCCACCAACGAGGTCCAGTTCCCGGTGCCCGATATCAAGATCCGCTCGTACTTCCTGCTGCCCGACCGGCAGCTCGCCGACGTCCGCCAGCTCGTCGAGCGGCTGCGCCGGATGGACGTCGAGGTGTACGAGGTGCAGAAGCCGACCCGGGTACCCACCGCGCGGGTCTTCGGCGGCCGGACGGCCACCAACGTGACCGTGCCCAAGGGCGCGTACTGGATCCCGATGGACCAGCCGCAGAAGCACTGGATCCAGGCGATCATGGGCGAGGACCCGTACGTCCCCTTCCCCTACTTCTACGACGTGTCCTCCTGGAGCAACCCGCTGCTGATGGGTGTCTCCACCATCTACACCGGCGACAACGTCCGGCCGAAGGCGCAGCTGGTCCGCACGATCTCCGGCGGCCGCAGCGGGTTGGCGTGGCCGTGGGGCTCGTACACGTACCCGCTGGACTCCGCGGCAGCCGCGGAGTTCACCTTCACCCTGCTCGGTCGCGACGTGCCGCTCGTGCGCAACCTGGAGACCAGCACGGTCGCCCTCCCGGCGAGCAGGCTGAGCCGTACGGTCGACGAGCTGGCCGAATCGTTCGGGGTGACCCTCACCCCGGGCGGACGGGCCAGCGGGACCCGACTCGCCCTGCCGGACGTGGGGCTGTTCCAGGGCACCGGTATCTCCACCACGTCCGGCTCACACGGCGAGGCCCGGTACGTGCTCGGCAAGCGGTGGGGGCTCGACCTCACACCGGTGATCACGGCCGACATCAACGACAACACCGAGGCGTTCACCGGACGCACGGTCCTGCTGGTGCCGGACGGCAGCAGCCCGACCGGCGGCCTCACCGCCGCCGGGCAGGCCAACCTGCGCGACTGGATCGCCCAGGGCCACACCTACATCGGGCTGCGCAACGAGGGCACCCGGGTGGCTCGGGCAGCCGGGCTCACCTCCACCACCGAGAAGACCAAACCGGCCGGGTACCAGGTGATCGGCTCGCACCTGCGGGTCGACGTCGACCACGACAGCCCGGTCGCGCTGGGCCGCCCGGCGGAGGACTTCGAGTTCAACAACAGCGACCCGATCCTCAACCCGAGCACCACCGGGACCAACGTGCTCCGCTACCCGGCGGGCGACACCTTCTGGGCCAACGGCTACACCGTCGGCGACGACGCGCTGAAGGGCACGGCGGCACTGGTCGACGAGCCGACCGGCGCCGGCCGGGCGGTGCTGTTCGCGTTCAACCCGCTCTTTCGGGCGTACAACGAGAACGGTCTGCACCTGGTGGCCAACGCGCTGCTCTACCCGGCGCGCGCGACCACCGCGCCGGACGCCCGGCGCACGCCGGGCATCGACCCGGCGCGCGCCAGCGCCGCCGCCGCGCCGGTGGCGGCGGACCTGGGTGGCGGGTGGCGGCCGATCACCATCGAGGTGGCGGCGGGCGACCTCCCGCGCACCCGGGCCATCGTCGAACGCTTCACCTCCGGCGCCCAGGCGTCCGCAAAGGGCGGTTCGGCGTACGTGGTGATCCCGAACCCGCAGGGACTCCAAGTGGACGAACACCCGTTCGCGAGTGATCTGGTGCGCGCCCTGCGCGACGCCAGGGTGCCGCTGCGGTCGGTGGTGGGCTGA
- a CDS encoding glycoside hydrolase family 43 protein, with amino-acid sequence MSTDTAAAATAARSIRNPVLAGFHPDPSILRVGDDYYLATSTFEWYPGVRVHHSRDLVHWRALGGIITDRRLLDLRGCGDSNGVWAPDLTYHDGEFHLVYSDVASFASGYWDPQNYLVTAPDIAGPWSDPVQLHGRGFDAALFHDDDGTTWLLSMSADWRPGRDRFAGIEIQQYDRVARALVGRPRLLFTGTPVGMTEGPHLYRHDGWYWLITAEGGTSWEHQVTVARSRELFGPYEVDPDGSLLTSVGRPDLRLQKAGHGSLVRTPDGGWYLAHLAGRPYSPLGSCVLGRETAIQRVDWPSGGWPQIPGGVPAEEVAAPDLPAHPWPADPATDHFDGPELARCWSTLRRPASADWLDLRSRPSHLRIYGGQSPVGRQSPSLVARRVGATHCSLETVVEFDPVDHRQLAGITAYYNTLNWHHLYLSRADDGRVVLELLSSDNGRRTPYPELTVDACDVARVGLRATFDGPVVRFEYDLGAGWRQLPVDLDATILSDEHAALIIDGEPAAWGFTGAFLGLWVQDLGRDGAYADFDLATYREH; translated from the coding sequence GTGTCGACCGACACCGCTGCCGCGGCGACCGCTGCCCGGTCGATCCGCAACCCTGTCCTCGCCGGGTTCCACCCGGACCCGTCGATCCTGCGCGTCGGCGACGACTACTACCTGGCCACCTCGACGTTCGAGTGGTACCCGGGGGTGCGCGTACACCATTCGCGCGACCTCGTGCACTGGCGGGCACTGGGCGGGATCATCACCGACCGTCGCCTGCTCGACCTTCGCGGCTGCGGGGATTCCAATGGGGTGTGGGCGCCCGACCTGACCTACCACGACGGCGAGTTCCACCTCGTCTACAGCGATGTCGCCAGCTTCGCCAGCGGCTACTGGGATCCGCAGAACTACCTGGTCACCGCCCCTGACATCGCCGGCCCCTGGTCGGATCCGGTACAGCTGCACGGGCGCGGTTTCGATGCCGCGCTGTTCCACGACGACGACGGCACCACCTGGCTGTTGAGCATGAGCGCGGACTGGCGACCCGGCCGGGACCGCTTCGCCGGCATCGAGATCCAGCAGTACGACCGGGTGGCGCGCGCTCTCGTCGGCCGACCCCGCCTGCTGTTCACCGGAACCCCGGTCGGGATGACCGAGGGCCCGCACCTCTACCGCCACGACGGCTGGTACTGGCTGATCACCGCCGAGGGTGGCACCAGTTGGGAGCACCAGGTCACCGTGGCGCGGTCACGGGAGCTGTTCGGGCCCTACGAGGTGGACCCGGACGGCTCGCTGCTCACCTCCGTCGGCCGACCCGACCTGCGCCTGCAGAAGGCCGGCCACGGCAGTCTGGTTCGCACTCCGGACGGCGGCTGGTACCTGGCGCACCTGGCCGGCCGCCCCTATTCGCCGCTGGGCAGCTGCGTGCTCGGCCGGGAGACCGCGATCCAGCGGGTCGACTGGCCGTCGGGGGGCTGGCCTCAGATCCCCGGCGGGGTGCCGGCGGAGGAGGTCGCCGCACCGGACCTGCCGGCGCACCCGTGGCCGGCGGATCCCGCCACCGACCATTTCGACGGCCCGGAGCTGGCCCGCTGCTGGTCGACGTTGCGCCGCCCGGCCAGCGCGGACTGGCTCGACCTGCGCTCCCGCCCGTCGCACCTGCGGATCTACGGCGGGCAGTCGCCAGTGGGCCGGCAGAGCCCCAGTCTGGTCGCGCGGCGCGTCGGGGCGACGCACTGCTCGCTGGAGACCGTGGTCGAGTTCGACCCGGTCGACCACCGCCAGCTCGCCGGGATCACCGCCTACTACAACACCCTCAACTGGCACCACCTCTACCTGAGCCGCGCCGACGATGGGCGGGTCGTCCTGGAGCTGCTCAGTTCCGACAACGGGCGGCGCACCCCGTACCCCGAACTGACCGTCGACGCCTGCGACGTCGCCCGCGTCGGCCTGCGGGCGACGTTCGACGGGCCTGTCGTGCGCTTCGAGTACGACCTTGGCGCCGGTTGGCGCCAGCTTCCGGTGGACCTGGACGCGACCATCCTGTCCGACGAGCACGCCGCGCTGATCATCGACGGGGAGCCGGCTGCGTGGGGTTTCACCGGAGCGTTCCTCGGCCTGTGGGTGCAGGACCTCGGCCGCGACGGCGCCTACGCCGACTTCGACCTGGCCACTTACCGGGAGCACTGA
- a CDS encoding SanA/YdcF family protein, with amino-acid sequence MRGRIGAVRRWYAEHRRVVRRSLLALVAGVVLLGGGGTLASVVWIRGDADDHIYSEARVPDAPVALVLGTKVDADGEPSPFLAARLEIARRLFDAGKVRAILVSGDNMNADYDEPGAMMRWLVDRGVPAQQVVLDHAGFDTYDSCARAERIFGVKRATVVTQSFHLPRAVALCRRLGIDASGVGDETVKRYGRPWRVSSTREYGACLKAALDLLSGRDPVHLGRRETGVDDALRKG; translated from the coding sequence ATGCGGGGACGAATCGGTGCGGTCCGACGGTGGTACGCCGAGCACAGGCGGGTCGTCCGTCGTAGCCTGCTCGCGCTGGTCGCTGGTGTGGTGCTGCTGGGCGGCGGCGGCACCCTGGCCAGCGTGGTGTGGATTCGCGGTGACGCGGATGACCACATCTACAGCGAGGCCCGTGTGCCGGACGCGCCGGTCGCCCTGGTCCTGGGCACCAAGGTGGACGCGGACGGCGAGCCGTCACCGTTCCTCGCCGCCCGGTTGGAGATCGCGCGGCGGCTGTTCGACGCCGGCAAGGTTCGGGCGATCCTGGTGTCCGGCGACAACATGAACGCCGACTACGACGAGCCCGGGGCGATGATGCGCTGGCTGGTCGACCGGGGCGTGCCGGCGCAGCAGGTGGTGCTGGACCACGCCGGCTTCGACACGTACGACTCGTGCGCGCGAGCCGAGCGGATCTTCGGGGTGAAGCGTGCGACCGTGGTGACCCAGTCCTTCCACCTGCCCCGCGCCGTGGCTCTGTGCCGGCGCCTGGGCATCGACGCCAGCGGCGTGGGCGACGAGACCGTGAAGCGGTACGGCCGACCGTGGCGGGTCAGCTCGACCCGCGAGTACGGTGCCTGCCTGAAGGCGGCTCTGGACCTGCTCTCGGGCCGGGACCCGGTCCATCTGGGCCGCCGCGAGACCGGCGTCGACGACGCTCTCCGGAAGGGCTGA